The following DNA comes from Brassica oleracea var. oleracea cultivar TO1000 chromosome C5, BOL, whole genome shotgun sequence.
AATAATATAACTTAAACAAAAATGAGGAAAGATGTAAAAATTATTATTAAATCTTTATTATTTATAATCATTAATTGTCATATATATGTTAATCGTTATACGTAACTCCGTAACTTTTATTTAAGGAAATAATACATGTTTCTTATATTTTGGGTTAATATAATATTTTCTGGTAATTGAATTTTGGACCAACATTTTATTCAATTGATTCCTAAGCTGTCACATAAGATTAATTGCATCTTAATTAAGTGACAACTTAGCAAGACTTTTTTATAATTATTACAACTATATGTTACAATTTTTTTAATGTTTCTTTATTAATATAAAAGGAAATTGTAACAATAATTTTACAAAATCTATTAGATTTTCAACAAAATTTTAAAGTGAACAAATTCTCTAAAATTTTTGATCCAGTTAACCTTTTTACTGTTCCTGTGAGAGAACTTTTATATTTATTTTATTTATAGATATTTACAATATATCATAAATTCTTGTTATTGAAAACATTATCAATCAATGATATTATCCTTAGACCATCTCCAATGATTCACTTTATTTCTCACTCTAAAATAATAACTCTATAATATTGTTGTGATATACTTCGTTGGTACACTATTTTAGAGTGGAAAATATAGTGATGAACAAAAAAACAACAACTTACTATATATATAGAATAAACTCATCTTTTGCTCTATTATAGAGTGAAAAATAGAGTACTATTAGAGCATTTTTACTTTAAACTCTATTTCAGAGTAGAAAATAAAGTGGGGCTGGACTACATAGGATAAATTATCATTTAAAAACCTTAACAAATTATGAAAAATTCCCTCCAATCCCTACCATAAAAGTCTTTACATATAAAAAATACTAGGATAAGACCAGCGCCTTGCGCTGGGTGAATTTATTTCTATATATTATCGATAATTTTTTTTATATATATACAATATTTTTTTGTTGTTATTATATAATTTCTTTCCGATATATCAGATCAATTTTTATTAAAAATGATGAAACAAAACTATAATTAATACTTCATGGGTTGATCGGGTTGGACATTAAACAAATTATGACATAAAAATCTTATTTTTTCCATCGAACACATTCTTGAAAAAAATGAACAGTATTGTTTTCACAGTTGAATTATTTTAACTTTTATCTTCCATATTGTTTTGAAAGCTTTCAAATCAACCATCGAATTGATACATGTCATTTTAATGTTTTTAGTCGTATACTCAAGGAAAACTTACATTTTTGAAATTTAAAGTCGTTTTAAAAAAATCAAAACATAACATATAAGAAAGAATCTAACATATAAGAAAAATATAACATATAAGGTGTCCTCATTTTTNNNNNNNNNNNNNNNNNNNNNNNNNNNNNNNNNNNNNNNNNNNNNNNNNNNNNNNNNNNNNNNNNNNNNNNNNNNNNNNNNNNNNNNNNNNNNNNNNNNNNNNNNNNNNNNNNNNNNNNNNNNNNNNNNNNNNNNNNNNNNNNNNNNNNNNNNNNNNNNNNNNNNNNNNNNNNNNNNNNNNNNNAAAAATTGTTATCAAATCTTTATTATTCACAATCATTAATTGTCATATATATGTAAATCATATTAGGTCATTTCATAGCTTTTATTTAAGGAAATAAAACACACTTCTTATATTTTAGGTTAATATAATGTTCCCTAGTAATTAAATTTGGACCAACATTTTTTTCAATTGATTTTTAAGCTGCTACATAAGCTAAATTGACATCTTAATTAGATTAAAAAAAATTTGGTTAACAAAACAAATCATCAATAGAATATACTATTTTATTAAATACACTTTCCTTCTGATATATATATATTATTAAAGTTGAAGTACACAATGAGATTATTTGGAAACTTGAATAGTAGTTTTAATAAAATTTGTTTGGAATTACATTTTTATAATTTAAAGTCGTTTTAAAAAATTTAAAATATAACATATAAGAAAANNNNNNNNNNNNNNNNNNNNNNNNNNNNNNNNNNNNNNNNNNNNNNNNNNNNNNNNNNNNNNNNNNNNNNNNNNNNNNNNNNNNNNNNNNNNNNNNNNNNNNNNNNNNNNNNNNNNNNNNGGTTACTTTTTAATAATATAAAATTAAACAAAATGAAGAAGGATGCAAAAATTGTTATCAAATATTTATTATTCATAATCATTAATTGTCATATATATGTAAATCATTAGGTAATTTCGTAGCTTTTATATAGGGAAAGAATACACACTTCTTATATTTTAGGTTAACATAATGTTCTCTAGTGGACATTAAACAAATTATGACATAAAAATCTTATTATTTCCCTCGAACACATTCTTGAAAAAGTGAACAGTATTGTTTTCACAGTTGAATTATCTTCACTTTTATCTTACATATGGTTTTGAAAGCTTTCAAGTCAATCATCGAACTGATACATGTTATTTTAATGTTTTTAGTCGCATACTTAAGGAAAACTTACATTTTTTTTAATTTAAAGTCGTTTTAAAAAATTAAAAATATAACATATAAGAAAAATCTAACATATAAAAAAAATATAACATATAAGGTGTCCTCATTTTTTTTTTAAAAGTCGTTTTTTTAAAATAAATATAACATATAAGGTTTCCTCATTTTTGTAATTTAAAGTCATTTAAAAAAATTCAAAATATAACATATAAGAAAAAATCTAATTTTTTTTTATTATATGGTTAATGTGATTGTTTATTTTATTAATAATATAAAATTAAACAAAAATGAAGAAAGATGCAAAAATTGCTATCAAATCTTTATTATTCATAATCATTAATTGTGGGTTTTTTTTAATTAGTACAAAATTAAGGTTCTATTTTTTTAAATGCTTCTCAATTAATATATATATAGGGGATACAGTTAATTTAGTATACTTATAAAATACAACAAATTTGATATTTATGAAGGGTACTCACAAGTTTACTAAAGATTACTAAATCAGTTACTCATGTGCCCAAACAGAAAAAGATGATATGAATGTAACTAAAAAAAAGTTAGACATATACTCTCTTCATTTCACATTTGATTTTGTTTAAAGTTTTTTCACACAGATTAAAAATAATTAAATGGTCAGTTTTATCCATATTTAATTATTAAAATTTATAGTATTTATTATTTTAAAATTTAATTAGGAACATGAGAGATAAATTCATGTAAAACTGAATTAAAAATATAAAATGATATTTCTTTTGTAACAAAAAACAATTTCTACGACGAAATTGAATTTGAAACAGAGGGAGTATATGCATTAATAATATTTCCATGTAGTATTTTATCACAGTGTGCTTATTTTCTGATAAAAAAATCTTTTAAAACGAACATAAATGTAATGATATTGATTATAATAATTGAATTATTTTTATGCTGTACGCACATTTTTTTATGTTTGAAACATAAAAAATATCATATAATATAAGTTTCAAGTTATTTTAGCTGTGTTTATAATAGTATAGAACACTCTAAATAAACTCACTATTTCACCAATATTGATGCACACTAAAGTTTAATTAAATTTTAGTTCTACATATACCCATTCGATTTGTGTATGCCGTGTCCATCTCTTATATCTCTTATATATTAATTGAGAAACATTACAACATTGTTTTGTAGCCACGTGTCACCATGAGAATGAAATTCAGAATTTTTAGAAAAATAGGTTAGACTATTTTATCTTATATTATGCTTTTTATTAAACTAACTATTAAATTGATAAATAGTGTACAAAGAAATATTCTCGCACTTTCCTTAAATAAAAGCTACGGAATTACCAAATATGATTGACATATATTTGACAATTAATGATTATGAATAATAAATATTTGATAATAATTTTTGTATCTGAGCTCTTTTTGTTTAATTTTATATTATTAAAATATATTTAACAACCACATTAACCATATAAATATTTTTTCTTATATGTTAGATTTTGAATTTTTAAAACGACTATAAATTAGTAAAAACGTTAAATGTCTCACACTAAAATTTGTGATCAATGGTTTAAGATTTTTTGTAATAACAAGATACAAATGATCATAAATCGTATGAATATAAGTCTCATTTACTAGAAATTCATATTATATATTAATATAGTTTAAAATTAAACTATATAACATAGAAAAATACTTAAATATGATAATTTCTAAATTTTTATTTAAAAAATATTGAGACCTTAATATTTTAATTTTGAAATTTCCATTCAAAAAATTGCACATTAGAAATTTTGTGTTTATCACATGAGTATAAATTCTCAATAATAAATATTTATATTAAAATATAGTATATATCTATGTACATGTCACTGAAATTTAGTTATATACCATATAAAATAAATAAAATGATTGTTTTGATTTATTTACCAAATAATTATCGTAAATAAACAAGATGTATTGTTTGATTTATGTCTTTACTCTAATTTAATTATATATATAAAACTTAAATGAATAAAAATAAATAATAATAAAATTATTTTTATATATAACATTCATTCCGTGCAATTGCACGGGTCTTAAGCTAGTTCTACCGATAAAATAGAAATTATGGAAAGGCACAAGGCAACCCGCTTATTTTTGGATACTTAGCACTTAACTTGTTGTTCAAATAGTTAAATTTGCTATTTGTACGTGATCGGTTTAACACAAGTATTTGCCATACCAAGTATTTATCAAAATTTTAGATACTTGCAAGTTAATTGATTTGTTCTTTGACTTATTCAAATACATTATTTAAATCCAAAATACCTGATTACTTGAATTTATACTTTAATTTTAATTACTTAAAACTCAAAAATACAATAATTTTTGATTTAAAACTAAATTATTAGACTTCTTTAATAAAGATATCGATTTTTAAATCACAAATATCTATTAAATTTTGTTTATAGAAATATGGATGTCAACATGTATATTGAGTTTTGTTAGAAAGACATAAATGTTAACAACACTTATTCAATGAATATTAAGTAGAATTACTATATGGGTTTAAAAGTTACAAAAATAATTAGATTTGATATTTGACTTGTACTTGTAAGTAATAAAATTTAAAAACTTATTACTTGACTTGATAATAATATGTATTTGATTTTTCAAGCCGAGTACGAGGCAAATAGCATGTATAAGTCAGGTACCTATGCTCAGCCCTAAATAGAATAATACTATAATTCACAACAAAATGGAAAGGAATAGAAACAACAGGTAATGAAACCATCTCTCTCAGTTTTGAATGATTACTTTCTTCATTTTTAGAAATATATGCATATCTCTCTAAACCTAAAACCTTATAGTATTTTTGGAACTTACAAAGTTATTTGGGACAACCTACTTTGCGAAAGAACACACAAAAGTAAATGATTATTTACTTATCTCAAAGGTTCTCTCGTGATTAATACACGTTGTTATGCATTGGCTATTAGATATAGTTCTAAACACATGAGCTCAACCAGTCTTTCATATTAAGTATACACGCATTAATGAATATGATACCAGATTACCAGATCAGATCATTATATTCTAGAATTTTTGAAATTATTTTCCCATTCATATTGTATGGAACAAACCCCATTTAAATATGCATATACATGTATCATTGGATTATAAAATGTGAGGAGCTTTTAGGTGTAATAATTGCTCAATTATTGATAAGTGGTGCATGTCTTATGTAATACCCAACTAATGCCCATTTAATAAAAATTAATTATCCATTCGACCGTGTGTTGCATAAGATATTTATATCGTCTCTCTTTTTCCAAATTATTTGTAGTTGGTGTTGTCGTTCTTGTGTTACATGCTAATAGCAACAGCCATCAAAAATATATGTTTTTATAATCTCAATAGCTTTAGAACTTTTGGGCACGCCCACAAATGTATGAATCACGTAGCAACATTTCTTTTCGAAAATTATTTCCTTTCCATGATTTATAATTTATTATTGAATTAGATTGTATTTAGAGAAGAGATTAGATTTGCGTTAATTTGTTATCTAATGGGAAATCTTCTGAAGTTAACGGAGGAACATCAAAATGGATTACACCTCCTCGTGTAACGCCAAAACAAAAAAAAACTCACATTTTTCCCACCAAACTTGACTTCTTTTAAGAGTAATTAAAATATAATCTTATAAAATTTATTATTTGATATCTTACCATTTTATGTTCTATTTTACAATACTACTACAAAATTTATAATACATTCAAAAATTCATAAAATCGAAAAGTTTACAAGTGCTCGAAATTGGTTTAGGAATTCATTTTAGCCTGTTCAAAAGCATTCATGAACCAAAAATATAGAGAGTTTTGGAATTTTATATAAGTTGGTTTTGAAAGAACAGTTTTGCATGTACTTTGATACTATCCTATTAATTACTCTTTTCTAGGTAATTGCATTACTTTAAAAAAGCGTAGGCATTTGGTATTCTTGTTTGGTTTGGATAAAAAAAGTTTGGTTTCTTGAATTATTGGGTGAGGATATATTTTTTTATTTCATCCGTTTCATAAAGAATGTCACTTTGACATTTTTCACACAAATTAAGAAAATGATTGAAATGCATTAAAGTTCTTATTAATTACACATATTCAACCAATAGTATTTGAGATAAATGAAATTATTTATAAAATCAATGCATTTGTAATTAATTTTAAGCTGAAAACTGAATTGAAATTCTAAAATGATATTTTTTTGTAACAAGAAAAAAATGCTAAAATGACACTTAATATGAAACAGAAGGAGTATCAAACAATAACCGACATGTGTTGGTGCGGTTTACACGATAAATAAATTTCGGTTTAGATATGTTTCTGGTTTATTTTCTTGTAACTGAAAAAAAATCTTTTAGATGAATCAATCGTGTGTGTGATCAATTGTACCATTCAACATGTCGATTTCATATATACGCAGCCAAAAGCTCACTTGATACTTCCAAATCTTCGTTTATCCAAGAATAAACCGTTGCTAATTAAGAAAGACATGGAAGGAGAGGCACATCACATGAATAGCCAATAAATTGTCGTTGTCTTTGAAAATCTTTTTTTTTTTTGGTCTAAATAATGTCTTTGAAAATTCTTCAACCAGTAATAATCACAGAAGGCGCCTTTAACCAAATTCTTTCAAGAAGCTTTGTAGCATGGGGATCTCATCCTCTTTTTTTTTTTTTTTTTTGAACACAATGGGGGATCTCATCCTTGCCTCAGTTTCACTGCTTTCTAAATTTTGTGATTTCTTGCATATTTGGTAGCGTATACCATGAAATAAGAAACGTAGACAAGAACAGCGACCAACATCAGAGGAGAGCATCATTTGCTTTCCAGCATGGTGATACCAAGACAAGTAGTGATATAAAGCCAATGAAATCATTAACACTACGTGTATATATCATGGTTGTGTTCTTATCTATTACTGTCATTATATTGTGCTATAGCCAAATTTCTCTGAAATGCTGCAACGTAAGTCATATATACACGACAATGTAATTTCCACAATGTAAATATACTTCTTTATTCAATAAAGCATTTCAACTATCTCGTGGTTTCCAAGTATGAACTAGATATTGTTTTGGTATAGTTCAAGAAGATTGGATGAGACAAATATGCCAAAAAGATGATCTAAGAAACCACATATGTATAGTTGCAACCAACATTTGCTTTTGAGCTACTCTTGCACTATGTCCAATCTTAAATATGTTTTTAATGTGGCGTTAATTCTAAAAATGAAAGATAATATTTTCAATTTAATCAAGTTTTGGCTCATACGACGAACTTTGTCCTTGATCGTGAAAATAGGTAGTGGCTTTCATAATATACGAATAGCCATTCTTGTATATGAAGTTCTTACATTTCATAGCTTAAATTTCCGACATAAGCAATGGAGATTGGAGATGTTGAACTCAACAAACAAAAGTATAAAAGAACAATGGAGATTAAATAATTAAAAGAAGCTTAATACCTAAAAATTAATTGTTCATAATTCAACATGACATCGTCTTGATATGACTGAGAAACAAATATGAAGGTAAATAAACTCAATAAGAAAAACTGATATCTCTAACTACTAAATCCAATATGATATTATAAACTGGGGATTGAACCTTAACATGTTTACCTGGTTGGGATGGATGCTCTTTTAGGCGGATATAACATGATACCGAGAATTCTATAGTGCATATGAGTAGTTCATGTGGTTCGTAACATATGCCAGGAGAAGACGTGAAACGGGCATGGTCGAGGGTCGCATGACAATTCACAATTGCTTTTAATGATCTTTAGTGCTTGAGCCTTGATATGCTTAGTGTGGAGTAACTTGCACGATGGAGGCAGTGGTTAATTGAAAATAACGAGTATGCAGGCCATGTTAAACTAGTAGATCTCTTCTAGTGCCTTGTAAAACTAACATCAAAGTCAGGATGGCCGAGTGGTCTAAGGCGCCAGACTCAAGTTCTGGTCCTCGTAAGAGGGCGTGGGTTCAAACCCCACTTCTGACAATATTTTTTCATTAAAAAAAAGAAGATGCAACATGGCACTAGCAGTTAGTCTACCACCTGCATCTTCCGAGTCTTTCCTTCCGTATGAGACGCGCATGAACCTGCAGCTGTTTTATGGACTCTCTTTGAATAATTGATGGGCTTGCTTGCTGGCATCTCTGATTATGGCTGAGAGCGGAGTAAATAATATATGCGTCACGGATCGTTAAAAAGTATAACTGGATAAATCAAACGAACACTGCTTCAGTCTATAACCAGATGTCAGAACTATTAACCGCTGGTTTAGTTTCTCACATGTCATCACTATGAAGCATGAATGGTCAGCTGATCACATAAGGATAATTTTACAATTTCCAGGTCGAATCTTAACTTGCATCTATCTTGATTCAAATTTCATAATTCCAGATATGTAAAGATTCGATGTCGTTTTAAGAAGTCAAATACAAAGTATTGGTTTTAGAGGTGTAAATATAAACTAAAAAAAAATTGTATGCCCCGAAAACAACATAAAAATAATAGAGAAAAAGATAAAAATAACACTAAATCGAGTTTTTGTTTTCAAACTAACACTTAAGGTCAAAAGTCACAAAAATAGCACTTAATGTTTTATCAAAAGTCATAAACTTAGGGTTTAGATTTTAGGGTTTAGAGTTTAGGGTTTAGGGTTTAGAGTTTAGAGTTTAGGGTTTAGGGTTTAGATTTTAGGGTTTAGGATTTAGAGTTGAGAAATGAGGTTTTGGGGATAAGATTTCAAATTTTGAAAAATAAAAAAATTAAAATTTTCAAAAGATAAAATGCTATTTTGGTCATTTTAGTTTTTGAGTGCTGTTTTGGAGATTTGTCCAAAATAATAATATGAAATTTTGGTAAAAATAGTTAGAAAATTGAAGAATATATGAGTAAAATGTTTCTTTTAGAACTTACAAGATAATACAGTATAGTTTTACATATGATTTATGAAATATTTTTTAGAAAAAACTACAAGATAATACAAAAAAATATTTGTACAGATAGTTTATGAAATACATGCTAATACCATGTATTTGCCTATCACAATTATCAAAAAGAAAATCTATACAACTCTCAAACAAAACAAAGAAGACTGGAGGAGAGTATAGAAGGAGATCGAAGCCGACGTGCAAAATCAACGGAGGAAAAGAGAAGGCCCCACACAATCCACGTAGGCAATAAAAAATAGCAATAAGAGATATCGACCCATCACTTCCAAACCATTACATAATCACAACTCACAAGTCTCAAGTGGTCTCTCACCTCCAATAAAGAAATTGGAGACGAAGAAGAAGACACCAAACATAAAACTCATCTTCTGACATTAAAACCCAGAATCCAAGAACCACTCTTCACGCTCTCACACGGGTTTTTGTGTTCGGCGTTGTAAACAATGCTGCTTCCTCTCTTCTTCCTCCTCCTCCTCAATCTCCATCTCTCTTCTTCCTATTCAATCTCCTTCCCTGATTTTCAGATCATCGACGTTCTACAACCGCTCACCGTCACCGGAACCCTTCCCGATTTCAACAACACCGATGAGTCTAAGTACACTCTTCGTCTCCTCCACCGCGATAGATTCCCTTCTGTTTCTTACCGTAACCACCACCACCGTCTCCACGCCCGTATGCGCAGAGACACAGACCGAGTCGCCGCCATCCTCCGCCGCATTTCCGGGAAAACTGTAGCTGCCGGTTCGAAATACGAAGTCGACGACTTTGGCTCCGATGTGGTTTCCGGCATGGACCAAGGGAGCGGTGAGTACTTCGTCAGAATCGGCGTCGGAAGTCCGCCGCGAGATCAGTACATGGTGATTGACTCCGGGAGCGACATGGTTTGGGTCCAGTGTCAGCCTTGCAAGCTCTGTTACAAACAATCCGACCCGGTTTTCGACCCGGCTAAATCCGGGTCCTACACCGGAGTCTCCTGCGGGTCTTCCGTCTGCGACCGGATCGAAAACTCCGGCNNNNNNNNNNNNNNNNNNNNNNNCCCTGCCACTCCGGCGGGTGTCGCTACGAGGTCATGTACGGAGACGGGTCCTACACGAAGGGGACGTTAGCTCTCGAAACGCTGACGTTTGGTAGGACTGTGATTCGAAACGTAGCGATGGGATGCGGACA
Coding sequences within:
- the LOC106343696 gene encoding LOW QUALITY PROTEIN: protein ASPARTIC PROTEASE IN GUARD CELL 2 (The sequence of the model RefSeq protein was modified relative to this genomic sequence to represent the inferred CDS: deleted 2 bases in 1 codon), which translates into the protein MLLPLFFLLLLNLHLSSSYSISFPDFQIIDVLQPLTVTGTLPDFNNTDESKYTLRLLHRDRFPSVSYRNHHHRLHARMRRDTDRVAAILRRISGKTVAAGSKYEVDDFGSDVVSGMDQGSGEYFVRIGVGSPPRDQYMVIDSGSDMVWVQCQPCKLCYKQSDPVFDPAKSGSYTGVSCGSSVCDRIENSGXXXXXXXPCHSGGCRYEVMYGDGSYTKGTLALETLTFGRTVIRNVAMGCGHRNRGMFVGAAGLLGIGGGSMSFVGQLTGQTGGAFGYCLVSRGTDSTGSLVFGREALPVGASWVPLVRNPRAPSFYYVGLKGLGVGGVRIPLPDDVFDLTETGDGGVVMDTGTAVTRLPTAAYAAFRDGFKSQTANLPRASGVSIFDTCYDLSGFVSVRVPTVSFYFTEGPVLTLPARNFLMPVDDSGTYCFAFAASPTGLSIIGNIQQEGIQVSFDGANGFVGFGPNVC